In one Streptomyces sp. NBC_00597 genomic region, the following are encoded:
- a CDS encoding DUF6758 family protein produces the protein MRGEPSCPKCGGRVRAPGLFSDSWQCALHGTVHPLQPVIPPSVEGLGVVVNRAKVPVWMPWPLPVGWLFTGVAAAGDDRSGGRATAVACSGPGPLGGIGELLLVAEELGVGLGARYAGIDGPDPGTYMDVSTPPHAKVVAAGRPTPLWHVKGAPDDRAVFAGEACGLWLWAVVWPEQSGLLMYDELVLTDLRDAGAEVELLPCGALSPRVLGP, from the coding sequence ATGAGGGGCGAACCAAGTTGCCCGAAGTGCGGTGGCCGGGTCAGGGCGCCCGGGCTCTTCTCCGACTCGTGGCAGTGTGCGCTGCACGGCACGGTGCACCCCCTGCAACCCGTCATCCCGCCCAGCGTCGAGGGCCTGGGCGTGGTGGTGAACCGGGCGAAGGTGCCGGTGTGGATGCCGTGGCCGCTGCCGGTGGGCTGGCTGTTCACCGGGGTGGCGGCGGCCGGTGACGACCGCAGCGGGGGCCGGGCGACCGCGGTGGCCTGTTCGGGCCCCGGACCGCTCGGTGGGATCGGCGAGCTGCTGCTGGTCGCCGAGGAGTTGGGAGTCGGCCTCGGCGCGCGCTACGCCGGGATCGACGGCCCCGACCCCGGTACGTACATGGACGTCTCGACCCCGCCGCACGCCAAGGTCGTCGCGGCGGGCCGCCCGACACCGCTGTGGCACGTGAAGGGGGCCCCGGACGACCGGGCCGTGTTCGCCGGCGAGGCGTGCGGGCTGTGGTTGTGGGCCGTCGTCTGGCCCGAGCAGTCGGGCCTGCTGATGTACGACGAACTGGTGTTGACGGACCTGCGGGACGCGGGAGCCGAGGTCGAACTCCTCCCGTGCGGCGCCCTGAGCCCCCGCGTCCTCGGTCCGTAG
- a CDS encoding PHP domain-containing protein, with product MRIDLHAHSTASDGTDTPAELVLGAAAAGLDVVALTDHDTVGGYAEALAALPQGITLVTGMELSCRLDGIGMHLLAYLFDPEEPELARERELVRDDRTPRAHAMIGKLRDLGVDVTWEQVARIAGEGSVGRPHIATALVELGVVPTVSDAFTPDWLADGGRAYAEKHELDPFDAIRLVKAAGGVTVFAHPAAVKRGRCVPESAIAELASAGLDGIEVDHMDHDADTRGRLRALAGELGLLTTGSSDYHGSRKTCRLGEYTTDPEIYGEITRRATGAFPVPGAGGATGA from the coding sequence GTGCGCATCGACCTGCACGCCCACTCCACGGCTTCCGACGGGACCGACACCCCCGCCGAGCTGGTCCTGGGCGCGGCCGCCGCCGGGCTGGACGTGGTCGCACTGACCGATCACGACACCGTCGGGGGATACGCCGAAGCCCTTGCCGCACTGCCGCAGGGGATCACCCTCGTCACCGGCATGGAGCTGTCCTGCCGTCTCGACGGCATCGGGATGCACCTGCTCGCATACCTCTTCGACCCGGAGGAGCCCGAGCTCGCGCGCGAGCGGGAACTGGTCCGCGACGACCGCACCCCCCGCGCCCACGCCATGATCGGCAAGCTCCGGGACCTCGGCGTCGACGTCACCTGGGAGCAGGTGGCCCGGATCGCCGGCGAGGGCTCCGTCGGGCGGCCCCACATCGCCACCGCCCTCGTCGAGCTGGGCGTCGTCCCCACCGTGTCCGACGCGTTCACGCCGGACTGGCTCGCCGACGGCGGCCGCGCGTACGCCGAGAAGCACGAGCTCGACCCCTTCGACGCGATCCGCCTGGTCAAGGCGGCCGGCGGGGTCACCGTCTTCGCGCACCCCGCCGCGGTCAAGCGCGGCCGCTGCGTCCCCGAGTCCGCGATAGCCGAGCTCGCGTCCGCCGGACTGGACGGGATTGAAGTGGACCACATGGACCACGACGCCGACACGCGCGGGCGACTGCGCGCCCTGGCGGGCGAGCTCGGGCTCCTCACGACCGGATCCAGCGACTACCACGGCAGCCGCAAGACCTGTCGCCTCGGGGAGTACACGACGGACCCCGAGATCTACGGCGAGATCACGCGCCGCGCGACGGGGGCCTTCCCCGTTCCGGGCGCCGGCGGAGCGACCGGCGCGTAA
- a CDS encoding MarC family protein, giving the protein MFDFAVFGSLFLTLFVIMDPPGITPIFLALTSGRPAKVQRRMAWQAVCVAFGVIAIFGICGQQILDYLHVSVPALMIAGGLLLLLIALDLLTGKNDEPKQTKDVNVALVPLGMPLLAGPGAIVSVILAVQKADGVSGQLSVWSAIIAMHVVLWITMRYSLVIIRVIKDGGVVLVTRLAGMMLSAIAVQQIINGVLQVVHGA; this is encoded by the coding sequence GTGTTTGACTTCGCCGTCTTCGGATCCCTATTTCTCACGCTTTTCGTGATTATGGACCCCCCGGGGATCACGCCGATCTTCCTCGCCCTGACCTCCGGCCGCCCCGCCAAGGTGCAGCGCCGCATGGCCTGGCAGGCCGTCTGCGTGGCCTTCGGCGTCATCGCCATCTTCGGCATCTGCGGCCAGCAGATCCTGGACTACCTGCACGTCTCCGTCCCCGCGCTGATGATCGCGGGTGGTCTGCTGCTCCTGCTCATCGCGCTCGACCTGCTCACCGGCAAGAACGACGAGCCCAAGCAGACCAAGGACGTGAACGTCGCCCTCGTCCCGCTGGGCATGCCACTGCTGGCCGGCCCCGGTGCGATCGTGTCCGTCATCCTCGCCGTGCAGAAGGCGGACGGGGTCAGCGGGCAGCTCTCGGTCTGGTCCGCGATCATCGCCATGCACGTGGTGCTGTGGATCACGATGCGCTACTCCCTGGTGATCATCCGGGTGATCAAGGACGGCGGCGTCGTCCTCGTGACGCGTCTCGCCGGCATGATGCTCTCCGCGATCGCCGTCCAGCAGATCATCAACGGCGTGCTCCAGGTCGTGCACGGCGCCTGA